The Prunus dulcis chromosome 5, ALMONDv2, whole genome shotgun sequence genomic sequence GAGATTTTAAACAATGTGGGTTTCAGATTGTGTGATTTATGAATAGCTCCATCCATTGATGTTTATTTAAGTTTTAGAGCTAGTTTAGATTGCTCCGCAAGTCAAGCCTGTCTCTTTAAAAATAGGCAGAGAACTGCCCGACCCTTCTCACTATTgtgttgaccaaaaaggatCTTCAATAGGAAACGTTCTTCATGCCTCTTTAATACAGAACCATTTAATGAATCATAaaacagaaataaataaataaataacttattaatattaattttgattgGTATTaattaggaaaaagaaattaagccTTTAATTGTGGCCATCGCTTTCACTTCTTTTGGTCCATTTGGAATTTGTAAGTATCCCTGTTGAGCCTGCAGGCCCCAAACAGTGCCATGCTTTTGGTCATAAAAAGACGCTTGAAACTGCCAAGAATTTCAGTTTGAAACTTTTGCTGTATAATAAGCTGCAAGTCTCCTCTCACATTAGCCGTCCAAAACAAagtcttcattttttattcCCAAATCCAATGATTCCAATAAACCCCTCAAAACCTTGCCTTTAAAATCCCATACACTCTTCCACACATACCCAATAGAACTATCaatctctctgctctctctctctctctctctctctctcagaatcTAGACCTATGGACCAGTTAGCTCCTTTGAACTCTGAAAGCCCAAAACTTGAGCAAGAAAACCAGAAAACCCTTCTGTCTCTGGCTCTCATAGAAGCCAAATGCATAGCCAACATAGCTTTTCCAATGGTTTTAACAGGCCTGTTGCTCTACTCACGCACAATGATCTCCATGCTCTTCCTTGGCCGCCTTGGAGAGCTTGCCTTGGCTGGTGGTTCGCTTGCTATTGGCTTTGCCAACATCACAGGGTACTCTGTTCTCTCTGGCCTTGCCATGGGCATGGAACCCATCTGCGGCCAAGCTTATGGAGCCAAAAGATTCAAACTTTTAGGCCTCACTCTGCAGAGAACTGTGATTTTGCTTCTCTTAACTTCAATACCCATTGCACTTTTGTGGTTCAACATGAAGAGAATTTTGCTTTCTTGTGGCCAGCAAGATGATATTGCTACTCAAGCCAAATCTTACATTTTTTATTCTCTTCCTGATCTCATTGCTCAAAGCCTTTTGCACCCTCTGCGGATTTATCTGCGAAGCCAATCCATAACTGTGCCTCTCACATTCTGCGCAACTCTGGCTATTCTTCTCCACATTCCCATCAATTACCTTCTTGTTTGTGTTCTCAATCTCGGAATCAAAGGCGTTGCGCTAAGCGGGGTTTGGAGTAATGTCAATCTCGTAGgatctttgattttttacaTTGCAATCTCAGGTGTATACAAGAAAACTTGGGGTGGTTTCTCCAAAGAGTGCTTCAAAGGGTGGAAAAGTCTCatgaatttggcaattccaaGCTGCATTTCAGTTTGTTTAGAATGGTGGTGGTATGAGATCATGATTTTGCTATGTGGGTTGTTACTTAACCCTCAAGCAACAGTTGCTTCAATGGGAATCTTGATTCAAACCACAGGTTTGATATACATTTTCCCATCTTCTTTAAGCTTTGGTGTATCAACAAGGGTGGGAAATGAACTTGGTGCAAACCGTCCCGAAAGAGCACAACTTGCAACAATTGTGGGCCTATCTTATAGCTTTATTCTGGGATTTTCAGCATTGCTGTTTGCTGTGACTGTGAGGAACATTTGGGCAAGCATGTACACCCAAGACTCAGAAATTATTACATTGACATCAATGGTGTTGCCAATTATTGGCCTGTGTGAGCTTGGGAACTGTCCACAAACAACAGGTTGTGGTGTTCTGAGGGGAGCTGCTAGGCCTAAGCTGGGTGCAAATATAAATTTGGGTTGCTTTTATCTTGTGGGAATGCCTGTTGCTGTGTGGTTGGGTTTTTTTGCAGGGTTTGATTTTAGAGGACTGTGGCTTGGTCTTTTGGCAGCTCAGGGCTCATGTGTTGTGACcatgttgtttgttttggcTAGAACCAATTGGGAACTTCAAGCCCAGAGAGCCAAGGAGCTAACAGGAACTTTCACTATTGATGATCAAGACGATCAAGATGCTGCTGATGAAGCTTATGAGTCTTTGAGTTCATTACAAAAGACCAAATGTGACAATTCACTAGTATGATTCTGAGCATTGACCAAGTTGGAGTAGGTTTTCTGATAAGAACTTAGTAATATCTGTTATGGGAATTTTatacaattttgtttctttcttcaagAGAGATAGACCAATTCTGTTGTAAATGATATGTTGATAAATTAGGGGGTTGTTGCTAGAAGAGTTATTTTAATTCAGTATGAAggtaatattattttatagaGCCAgtgtttatttcttttgacaGACTCTTGTGGAAGTAACAtgccttttcatttataaattattttaattgataTGGTCAAATGGGAAACACATTGTTGTTGCTTTGTTGCCTTTAAACATTGTTTAGTGGAAGcaatttgttttatgttttgtcTTCTTGATTGGATATGGAACAAGATCAATGTTGTTTTTTGTTCCTTATCTCAGACTTTTCTTGTGGCagtttgtttttgtattttggctTAAATGCTTTGggatttatataatttcaattgCATTCATCCATGGGTTGTTTTAAGTTTTGGATTTTAAGTGGATGTGGGTTGGTTACCCTTTTGACTGCCGATTACATAATCGACTCATCCTCTCATTCGGGTAACATAGTTTAACCATCtttaatgaaaacaaaaacacatttCACTTGTTCTTTATACTCTTTGTTTAACGAGTTCATTGAACTGAACAATGAAAAATGTTAAAGAAACCATATTTTTGCTCTTTGTTTCATGAGTCTAATGAATTCGTCaacattttatattaaattgatAGAACATCAAAGATAACACCCCCACTATTATAAAAAGGCTCAAAGGTCATGGACATTCGTGTTCAAAAACAAACTCGGAAAAAATCCAATTCATCAATAAAGGTTCAAAATCATGTGAAATATGATATGACTAGAGGCGGTAACTGGTTATTACTTTCTTAGATTAATTCCCGACGCTTAACTTGTTACTGCCTGTAATGACCTTTTATCGTATTGAAAAATAGATATGTGGACCAAGTCAGGCATTCAACATATACGTCACTATTTGAGACTCACTTTAGatgatctttctttttcatggaagaaagaaaattccaacttaaattttcttctaagagttgaaagagaaaattcGAACTTAAATTTTCTTCTAAGAGTTGAAAGAGAAATATCAATAGACTAAAAATTAGTTGGTACAAATAATTGTGGCTTAAAAGGCTTTAGAGAAGAGAGGTGTGTGAAACCCTAGTCCCCTCTCTTCTAAAAAAACACCTATAGAGTCGTTTTCACTTTGAGGGGGAAGGAACCCACTATTCTTTCTccctcctctctttttctttcctccctTATCCTATTCCCtcgttttgttatgattttcctccaTCACAGGCAGCCGCATCTTAGCGTGGATTTCCACATGTATTTCGGAGTCGGATCTCCACTACCATCCTTTTTGTGGTTTccttatgtttggaataagttgcagaaaCTCTTTGGGTTTTCTGTGTAGTTCTTACCTCTCGTTTTGTGAGaacttttcatctctcctttgtgagagcttttcaccTCTCATttatgagagttttatttgtattgttatgacttagttttttcaagctttatatcTTTTTGATTATTATGAGTTTGCAATCTTGAAATACCTGTGTCAGAACTTCTTCGAGTGGAAGCGCACCTGATTGTAGGGGTGGACATCTAAAGCCGAAATACCAAAACCGTACACTAACTATACCGTACCATACCGTTTCATTTGAGATGAGGAGATATTCGGTACGGTACTGTATAGTACCAATGGAGTATGGTATGATAGCGGTATCAGATATTTGGTATCGGTCAATATCATACCGTACTGAAAATTTAAGAATGAGCTTTACATGTTTCAACAGCTTGATATCCTTGTTTTGCTTTTAGTTTTACTCGCTAATCAAAAGCTCAAGCTATCCTCATTCTAAACGTTTGTACAACTGTTGTCTTTCTATAGCTATAATCATAATCATGACTGTGTTAGAGAATTTCCACTTAATGACAAATATACATGGCCCTTCATTCATCATGGTGTGAGGAATCTATCTGTTAACTGCTTTATGGATCTATCAATTAATTATAAGATGGCTAGGGTGTCCAACTCAGGTGTATCtggtatttgaaattttgtacTTCTTCTTACAAGAGGTTTTTCTTTAATGAACAGATTCACCTTTTTTGATATAATAAATATGGCTCCCTCCAGTTCCAAATATAAGTTCTTTGTCAAAATCATTGCCACTGCTCAAGCGACATTTGACTTAAATTAGGAGTATTATGACATAGTTTATAGATAAGAACAAGAAtctttatgtaaaaataaacAAGCATGCAACGTTTGCTTTGTTACTATTTTAGTAGTTTCCATTCTTATTGAATTTGTTTGCTTTGAAAGATTTGGTTGATTTGGATATTGAATTTATTGATGGATATTGATTTGGTTGAttaggatttggatttggatttctaaaaaaaaaataaaaaataaggcTTTAGAGAAAGGATTAATGCCTTTTTCATATAAACCCCATCCCACCAATCTTCTCCTCCTGATTGGTGGCTGGTGGGGCAGCCCAGTGAACAGAATCATTGGGCCTTTTAATTGGACCAGTATTCTAATTTATCTGTTTCGGTCATTTTTTGTGTGTAATGGGAGCATTAATGTGCAGACGTCACATTCATAGACTCACACATCGGAGTAATTAACGTCAAATTAATTAGGCAAAGAATGATCGAACTTACCAATTGCAAAACATATAAAATTGCTTGTATTTGGGGGGAAAGTTTACTTGGAATGCACAAGACCCTTATCAGTTGTATATGAGTTGATGAATTACCTAACTCGTCCACAGTGTCCCGCCAGTAAGCACACTCTTATACCCGTTTAAACATTTTACACATGCTTAACTAGGTCCTCTTTGccaaatttgatttgattgccCTAGTATTCATGTATCCCCATGTTTTTTACAATTCCACTGCCACTTTACCACATTATGTCAATGGATATGCCAATTTAGTTACTAGAGACTTCAACATACATCAcatcatatatatttcttctatttgttttaatgttgGCATCTTATATATTTCCTTGACACACAGGTTGGGCTTGTAATCTTCTGCCATGGAATAACATGGCTGACCTTAATTCTAGAATAAAGTACAATATAAGGTTGACCAACTCGCTACTTTATCATTCTTGTTAATATGCTCAttagaacaaagaaaaaagaagcatCATAAGAGTACACAAAGTATGGGGTGAAATCATCCGAAACCTAACATGAGACATTGTGAACTTGTtttacttcttgtaatcaagAGGAAATTCCATCGCCAGTAGGGCTACAGGCACTAACTTGTTTAGTAgaagcaatttattttatgttttgtcTTCTTGATTGGATATGGAACAAGATCAATGTTGTTGTTTGTTCCTTATCTCAGACTTTTCTTGTGGCagtttgtttttgtattttggctTAAATGCTTTGGGAATTATCTCATTTCAATTGCATCCATTCATGGGCTGTTTTAAGTTTTGGATTTTAAGTGGATGTGGGTCGGTTACCCTTAACTGACTCATCCTCTCATTCGAATAACACGGCTTGACTCTCtttaatgaaaagaaaataaaaatgcatttcattttttctttctactcTGTCTCACGAGTTTGTTAAATTGAACAATGAAAAATGTTGGAGAGATCATGTTTTTGCTCTTTGTTTCACGAGTTTAATGAATTTGACaacattttatattaaattgatAGAACACCAAAGATAACCAATTCATGAAAGCATGGACATTCGTGTTAAAAACAAACTCGGGAAAAATCCAATTCTTCAATAAAGGTTCAAAATCATGTGAAATATGGCATGACCTTTTATCATATTGAAAAATAGATATGTGGACCAAGCCAAGCATTCAACATTTAAGTCACTATTTGAGACTCACTTTAGACGATACTTTTTTTcatggaagaaagataattcaAACTTAAATTTTCTTCTAATAGTTGAAAGTGAAATATCAATAGACTAAAAATTAGTTGGTTCAAATACATTGTAGCTTGAAAGGCTTTAGAGAAGAGGGGTGCGTGAAACCGTAGTTCTTTCTTCTAAAAAACACTTCTAGAATCGTTTTCACTTTGAGGAGGGAGGAATCCACTATTTTTCCTCCcctctttcctcttctttcctcCATTATCCTCTTCTCtaattttattatgattttcctccaACCATCACAGGCAGCTGCATCTCAGCGTTGGATCTCCACATGCATTTTGGAGTGGGATCTCCACTACCATCCTTTTTGCGGTTTCCTTATGTTTGAAATAAGTTgtagagactctttgggttctttgtgtagttttcatgtctatttttgtgagagctttttaCCTAttctttgtgagagcttttcacttctcatttgtgagagttttatttgtattgttataacttgatttttttcaagctttatctctttttgatTATTATGAGTTTACAATCTTAGTTTGGATACTTATGTTAGAATTTCTTCAATCGTGCGTGATCATTAGTGGAGGTGTACCtgattgtcttaattttgatgttagatcaCTCTGTTATTGTAATgaccttttgtggctagtgacttttttaattgaattataaatgcaattcCAGACtttctaaaaaaacaaaataaaataaggcTTCAGAGAAAGAATTAATGtgtttttaattgatttctcaataaaaaaaaggcttcAGATAACCCCCATCCCACCAATCTTCTCCTCCTTATTCCATGCACCATCGACATTTACCTTGAGATAGGGGGCTGGTGGGGCAGCCTAGTGAATAGAATCATTGGCCCTTTTAATTGGACCAGTATTCTAATTGATCTGTTTAGgtcatgttttttttgtctAATTGGAGCATTAATGTGCGCAGGTGACATACATAGACTCACACGTGGGAGTAATTAACGTCAAATTAATTAGGCAAAGAATGATCGAGCTTATCAAatgcaaaaatataaaaggaaaTGATGAGAGCCAAATTGGTTGTATTTGGGGGGAAAGTCTACTTGGAATGCACAAGGCCCATTCCCTTGTCCGTTGTATATGAGTTGATGAACCTAAGTCGTCCACGGTGTCCCGCCAGCCGGCACACTCTTTAAACATTTTACACATGCTTAACTAAGTCCTTTTCGCCAAATTTGATATGATTGCCCTAGTATGCATGTATCCCTATGTTTTTTACAATTCCACTGCCACTTTGCCAAATTCAGTCAACGGATATGCCAATTTAGTTACTATAGACTtccacatacatatatatatatatatatatttccttgACACACTCGTTGGACTTGTAATCTTCTGCCATGGAATAACATGGCTGGCCTTAATTCTAGAATAAAGTACGATATTAGGTTGACCGACTCACTACTTTATCATTCTCGTTAATATGCTCATTAGAACAAAGAAAACGTTGGGAAATTAACTGGCttcagagaagaaaaataataaaaaggtgAGTTGTATGGGGTGGGAGGAACCAAATATTTATAATCAGGTGGGCGGAACCCGATATTTATAATCAGGTGGGCGGAACCCGATATTTATATTAGGGTGATCTTTGGTTTCTTCTCTTCTATAGGTTAAGGCTGTGTAGTGATATTTTTAAGggcgttttttttttcttcggtATAAGTGATAGGCTAAACTAATAGGAGAGAGTTTCTCATACACATATACTACTATGATGTcatgaaaattcaaaccagtctaattttctttaatcACCAACTCGTCGAATTTAGCAACATACTTTATTGCATGCAATTATGCTAACCTTTTGAGATTTAAGccatttcaattaaaattcaaAGATACATACAAgttcttaattatttttgggGACTATAATGATCTCAACTTTTTGTTTACAACATATACAGAATCTGAAATAAATTATGTAGATGCAAACTcataatattttcttaataaattacGTAGAATCTGAAATAAATTACCATATATAGCCCcttcaaattaatattttcttacATACAAcccatcatttttttttttttcaaatttgactACTTGATCATttagtattttaattttcaaactgATAgcttatttatttccttttatttataccaatttccaaatttaaTAATTGTTATGCTCTCTATAGGTCTTGACCCTACATTTTTTCTTAGCAACCTATGCCTCTAGGTAGGTAAATTAATATACAACAAACTAAGgtaaagaaaatagaaaatttgataTGTCTTAATACCTTAAAACGACATttttaacaactaaaatacATAATTAATTAGCATACAATGAtaatcataaattaaaaactctGTACGATGACACCACTTACACACCTTCAAAGCGGCCTGCCGCATACAACAaaaatacattatatatttagttCTAAAACATGCATGCATGGGAAATGTATGTACACATGCATGTATCAAATGTGTGGTTTATGAAAGGCATGCATATGCTTTACAGCATGTGCTAGGCGCCTTTACAAATCACATTATAATCATTGCTTGTccttaaaattaatattttaatatcaaCTTATCTTCCAAAGTGGTCAaactaatttttcttcttcttcttcttaatgGTCAAGGTgcatggatggatggatgggaTGGGGAAAGTAAGCCAAAAACTTACTACAAAATGAAGTCATTGCTTATGATGATTAATGCATATTATATAATTGATATTTGGATCTGATTTAATTTAGAAACTCATGCATGCATTTACTCGTTTGAGGTCAGAATCAAACACACGAGGATGAGGCATGCATTTCGGCCATTAACATTGCTATAAAAACCTCCAAAAGTCAGCCCCGCAGACTAATAATTTGGCAGCAAATTTGTAGCAGTCGGGGTAGTTGACCATGCTAATTTCATGCCGCCGAAAGCAAAAAAAACTATCATTCGATTAAGAAATACAATGTTGTTCGATAAAACTAATGCAACTgtgaaaaggaaattaaaaaaaaatatgcaaaaCATCGAGGTTCAAGTATTTGGgcttatatcagataaaaaaaagagatgttTCGGGCTTATAAAATCATTGTAGGCCGAAGTGTAGGCTCATTATTTTGGGCTTCAAAGTTTGAAGCTAGTTTGGCTTTAATTTGTCTTCCATATAAtgttctttttaaaaagaaccacaaaaaaaaaaaaaaaaaaaaaaaaccaaaacaagatGATAAAATCTCACCTTGCCCTTGACCGGATAGTGAGATGgagtattcttttttcttcatcggatttttctcttttcagacttttattaattttcttagtTATCAATAATAATCCATTTGCATGAAATGACCATGCTCCCTAGTGTTTCAGGTGAAACGATTGGAGCCAGAACTTGTAAAACAGACAAACCCAACTCCTCTTTAACATAAGGTTCTATCAAAAATAGATAACCAAGCAAGAAGGCCTTAGGGTTCAGACTTGTCTTACAGTAACAAGCCTTCCTTGAAACAAAATGACGTGTTAAGATGATTCTAAGTACAACATCAGTACCCTTTAGCTGGTAGAGTGAGGAAAATTCCTTACGGAAGGCTTGTGGTAGATTGTAGCTCTCGGCAGACAACTTTTATTAAGTGTCatacttcaaaatcaaattgcaTTAAGAGGAAGACAATGATACAGAAAAGGACTTTGAATGGtcccatttttttgtttctttggtcCAAAGCTAATCTATAAAAGCTGCAACCGACATGCTAgaacccttcaatttcattcAGTCCCTTACATGCTTTAAATCATAGCATGGCGTGTGTATTTGTTGTCTAAAGGACTGACCAAACACATTTACCCAATTTGTCTTTTGGCTAGTCCTCTCTTTTGGAAGACAAAATGTTCGATGTGATATAAATAAAGTGTTCGATATTATTATtgataacatgtcaataacaaaATACGCCGACATATTAGTTTATATCTTATTGACAATATCaatacaaaatcaatttttatttttataaaaaaaagaaaaaaagaacgGACATTGTGAACAAAAAATTTCTGCGCATTTACCTATAGTAAGTTACATTAATCTTTTTGGATGCTTGATACTctgtccttttttttcttcaagataTGCCCAACTTTGACAAATTATAGGGTGaccacttttcttttctttttcttctttttggcttTCACTATCACTTCTCTGGTGCACATATGATCATGTTTATTGCCATGTGCTCACTAGTACTAGTTCTTCTGAGGTTCTAATTATAAAGTCATGGGCCCTGACCGACAGGCCAAGTGTTTTCTTAGCTAAATTTTTCTACGAGTTTGTCTGTGTTTCTCCAAATTCCAAATCAAAGAGAAAacctaaaatttaattaatacaaatgaaaaagataaCTGCAATGAATTAAGTACTCTACATGTTGTTGAGACTTGGAAGTTATTGCATGGTTTTACTGAATTTTATTAAGATTTTTGAATCTGTAGATAATCTTGTTTAAAGTTCTTTATCAAAACATGTTGGCATCAAAATTCCACTATCATCATATTCATATCACACCCTCAGAAGTCAAACCTGCctttctattatttttctgTATGATTGATCAGCAGAAGGGTatcttgaattttcaaaaCCTGCGTTATGATTTTCggcaattttttaaattttctgcAGCAGAAGTGCAGCCATACAGGAAACAAGGGATCTTCTTCATGTTCTGCATATTTTAATGTCAACAGGtcataaataattgaaaagatGACTAAATGGTCCCAATACAGAAAGATTCCATTAATCATATGTGGATATAAAATTGCTATGAACTGGAAGTTTTATTATTGGCATTGTGCTCCCAAATTCCGAATGCATACATTtgatagaaaaagaaaacaataaagtTCTTCTAATGGAACCACATAACAACCTCCATTAACAGCTTCTATTTTCGTGCAGAGCACCATCTCTTCTTTTATCCCCATATCCCTTTCACTTATCCACCATAAGTTATATACAGATTTGCATAGACAGCCAACCCAAAAACTACATAGAAATGAGATACACAGTAACATCATAAAAACCACCTAAACCTTTTAGCAGGAATGAATGGAAAACACAGACCAGAACGACCAACAAGTATTTTTATATCTGTTTTTTAACAATGCTGTTGtcaaagaataaaaattgGAGGGTGGCTTTTACTTCTAATTAGCCCTTTGATTGCAAGCTTCATGCTTTAATCAAAAGTCTCCCATTTTGTTGTTACCACAACTGACTCAGAATGCTTCTGCGGTTGCTGCTGCGCCGGAATTGTGCGAACAGATTTTTCTAGCTTCGATGGCGCTCGTTGTTTCTGAACTGGCTTTGAGTCCCTTGGCATGTGGCCAATTGGGTTTTCTTGTTGCTGCAATTGGATTTTAGCACCATTGCTGCTAGATTTGGAACTTTGATACTTCAACATATCCAGAATTCCTATGTACTTCTGAACTCTTTTCACCTTCGAGTTTATCAATCAACAATCAGAAAGTTTCCTACATTTAGTATATAATATGATTAATGTGTAAGTAAACTGCATTTAAAAGACACACCAATTCTACAATACCTGCAGTCTTCTCTGCAATTTTAAATCTCCCTCTGCAACAATACCATCCagtttaattaacttcatcaTCAGAAGTTCAGTCAAATTGTCCACATCAGTCTCTGCAACTTTCCCAGCTGTAGAAGCTGTTGCTTCCAAAGCTGTGACCtattaaagtaaaaaagaaattaataaaaatctGCAATTCAATTTCTCCAAGAGACAGCATACCATGCAGtttgtcaaatttttatttaaaaaattcaattcaattaccTGGCCAGCAAGCTTGTCCACTTCCAAGTTGATCTCTGCTAAGGATTTGGAAGACTTCTCTGCATTTGAATTTCTGAGCAACTCCACACACCTCCTTTCTCTACTCACAATGTCCTCCTCCAACACAATTTTTGATCCATCTTTAACTCTTGCCACATCAAGATATTCTTTGGagtctctctctttgtttttgaATATCAGCTTCTGATCCAGATGATGCAATTTAGTCGGTTCTGCCAACATTTTCTTCAACTCCCCTGCAATTCAAAAACCAACTTTCATTAAaacaggaaaaataaaaactcaattgtttcttttcaatCAAACCAATACAAAAGCTTTAAGGATTGCAACTAGTACCAAAGCTTGCTTGGGGACTTATACGAATTTCGTGGTATGAAGAGCCATACTTCACTCCAACTTTGATTGGGGGGATTGAAACAGAACTGGGATTCATCTCTGCATTGCGCTTTTGCACCAACATTCCCCCTGGCCTGATTTCCAAGTCTTCAACTTTGGGACCTCCCTTGCCATCCACAGAGAACTTAGTTGCTGGAGAAAacattttgttcatctttGACTTCATTGGCTCCATCTACACCTCTTCTTGATCTTGTTCTGAGGCTAAGtctaagaaaaagaaaaacaagttgaacaaAAAACTTCAAGAGAAGTTGAGAGTCCTCAATGTTCTTCCCTTGAATTAGAGGTAACCCAGTGGAAAAGAAAGCACCTTTGGCCCCTACAAAAGCTAGATGGTGGAATCAAAGAAAACCCAGTAAAGAAATAATTGGAAAGGGATGGTGCATGAATACAACTTGGACCAAGTATTATATTGGTCCAAATTCAATGACAGAAACTATAATTTGAAAGCAAAGAGTTTCAAATAATACTAACAACAGCCATTCACAAAGAGAAGATGACCAGAAGCATGATCAAATcttgggggagagagagagagaga encodes the following:
- the LOC117627924 gene encoding BAG family molecular chaperone regulator 1-like; amino-acid sequence: MEPMKSKMNKMFSPATKFSVDGKGGPKVEDLEIRPGGMLVQKRNAEMNPSSVSIPPIKVGVKYGSSYHEIRISPQASFGELKKMLAEPTKLHHLDQKLIFKNKERDSKEYLDVARVKDGSKIVLEEDIVSRERRCVELLRNSNAEKSSKSLAEINLEVDKLAGQVTALEATASTAGKVAETDVDNLTELLMMKLIKLDGIVAEGDLKLQRRLQVKRVQKYIGILDMLKYQSSKSSSNGAKIQLQQQENPIGHMPRDSKPVQKQRAPSKLEKSVRTIPAQQQPQKHSESVVVTTKWETFD
- the LOC117627813 gene encoding protein DETOXIFICATION 49-like, translating into MDQLAPLNSESPKLEQENQKTLLSLALIEAKCIANIAFPMVLTGLLLYSRTMISMLFLGRLGELALAGGSLAIGFANITGYSVLSGLAMGMEPICGQAYGAKRFKLLGLTLQRTVILLLLTSIPIALLWFNMKRILLSCGQQDDIATQAKSYIFYSLPDLIAQSLLHPLRIYLRSQSITVPLTFCATLAILLHIPINYLLVCVLNLGIKGVALSGVWSNVNLVGSLIFYIAISGVYKKTWGGFSKECFKGWKSLMNLAIPSCISVCLEWWWYEIMILLCGLLLNPQATVASMGILIQTTGLIYIFPSSLSFGVSTRVGNELGANRPERAQLATIVGLSYSFILGFSALLFAVTVRNIWASMYTQDSEIITLTSMVLPIIGLCELGNCPQTTGCGVLRGAARPKLGANINLGCFYLVGMPVAVWLGFFAGFDFRGLWLGLLAAQGSCVVTMLFVLARTNWELQAQRAKELTGTFTIDDQDDQDAADEAYESLSSLQKTKCDNSLV